One Luteitalea sp. genomic window, GCTCTCACGTACGCTGCTCGGGCTGCTCGCAGGGGGCGCGCTGGCGCTCGCTGGGAGCCTCTTCCAGTCCATGCTGCGGGATGCACTCGCGACACCCTATACGTTGGGCGTCTCGACCGGTGCATCCCTGGGTGCTGTGATCGCCATCGCGTTCGATTGGCACACGGTGGCCGGCGTTGTCGGTATCTGGGCGGGCGCACTCGTCGGTGCGGGACTCATCTTGTTCGTGGTGATGGGAGCCGCGACCCGTGGCGGGCAGCTCTCTTCTTCCAGCCTCCTGCTGGCCGGCATCGCCATCAACAGTGTGTGCGCCGCCCTCATTCTGTTGGTCCATGGCCTGACCGGGATGTCTCAATCGTTTGCGATTTCGCGTTGGCTGATCGGCGGTCTCGATGCGATCGAGCGTTCAACTCTCCTGATCTATGTGGCCACCGTTGTCGCGATCGGCCTGGTCATCATCCGGCAGGGACGTCAGTGGAACCTGCTCGCTGTCGGAGAGGCGTGGGCGGCGACGCGCGGCGCGCACGTGCGGCGGGCGCTCTTTCAGGGGTACGTCGCGGGCTCGATCCTCGCGGCGGCCACCGTAGCGCTGACAGGGCCGATCGGTTTCGTGGGCCTGGTGGTGCCGCACCTGCTCCGAGCGCGCCTCGGTGGCGACGATCGATTGCTGATGCCGTGCGCGTTTCTGCTCGGCGGCGTCCTCCTGGCTTCCTGCGATGCGCTGGGACGCGTATTGCTCGCGCCCGCCGAGATTCCGGCCGGCGCTATCACCGCCTTCATCGGTGGCCCTCACCTGATATGGGTCGTCCGGCGCGGAGGGACACGATGACCGAGATGTTTCGGGCGCGCGTGATCCGGGCCGACGGCCGCGCGATCAATGTCGTCCAGCGACGCGCGCATCTGTCGTATTGCTTCACCGGGTGCTGTTGCGGCCGCACAGAGCGGGGCTACGCGGCCGTGCCGGTCGACACGTTCAAGGACGAATGGCTGCGTCGCAAGCTGCGGAATGTCGTGCATCTGACGAAGGCGGGATGCCTCGGGCCGTGCGCCCTCGCCAACGTCGCCAGTCTCGTGTTCGACGGCCGTTCGGTGTGGTTCCACTCCGTGAACACGCCATGGCACGTGCGGCTCATCTACGACTACATCGAGACGATGGTGCGCGCCGATCGGTTCGTGACCCCCTCGTCCGAGCTGACGGAATACGTCTTCAACTTCTACGACTGGGACGTGCGGCCTCGGACGGAGACGCCTGCACTGGCCCCATTGTCCAGTGCATCGACGCGATATCGGCTTGCCTTGCTGTCGCACGCCGACACCGATCTGCTGGCGCTGAAGCGGGTCAACGGCACGCTTCCAGAAGACCTGGAGGGCGTGGGGGTGTCGCTCGTTCGACTCCAGACAGACGAACAGCTCTCGCTGCTGCTGGAAGGAACGCTGGCGGGCGCGCGCGTCCTCGTCGTACGACTGCACGGTGAGCTGGACAGCCTGCCCGGCTTCGATCGGTTGCGCGCGTGGGCGGTTGAACGGTCGACGCCGCTGGTGGTCGTGAGCGGCACGGGCGAGCCGAGGGCCGACTTCGCCCGCGCCAGCACCGTGAGCCTGGACGTGGTCGAAGCCGTCCGCACGTACCTGACCCTCGGTGGCGAGCACAACCTCGGTGAGTGCCTGAAGTTTCTGGCAGACCGGCTGCTTCTCACCGGCCACGGCAGCGCGCCGCCACTCGACGTGCCGGAGCACGGCGTGTATCTGCCCGATGTCGAGCACGCCACGATCGACGATTGGGAGCAGCGGCGAGATCCGGCGAAGCCGACGGCAGCCATTCTCTTCTACCGCGCGCATGCCCTGAGCGGCAACCTCGCCTTCATCGATGAGCTCATCGACGTGCTCGACCAGCACGGCATCAATGCCCTCGCGATTTTCACGTCGAGCCTGCGGGCGCGCGAGGCGGACGGCGTGCCTGCCGCATTGCGTCTGATCATGGGCCGGGCGGACGTTGTGATCTCCACGCTTTCGTTCGCTCTGGGTGATGCCGGCGGCGAAGGCGACTCGTCGATCTTCGAACGGATCGACGTGCCCGTCGTGCAGGCGGTCACGAGTGGGATGCCCCGCGAAGCCTGGGAGGTGTCCCGTCGCGGTCTGACGGCGCTCGACACGGCAATCAATGTTGCGATCCCCGAGCTCGACGGCCGCATCATCGCACCGCCGGTCTCGTTCAAGGATCGATCCGACGATGCACCCGGTCTCTACGCGCCGCATCAGGAGCGCGCAAGTCGCGTGGCGGGTCTGACGAGCCGGCTCGTGCGTCTGCGCCAGCTTCCGCGCGGGGAGATGCGCGTCGCCTTCGTCCTCACGAACTCGTCCTCCAAGGCATCGCAGGTCGGCAATGCCGTTGGGCTCGATGCGCCGGCCAGCCTGCTCACGTTGTTGCGAGCGATGCGCCGTGACGGCTATGCGATCGATGGCCCGCCCGACACGAGCGATGCGTTGATGGCGGGCTTGCTCGCGCGTGGCAGCTACGACGAGGACCATCCACTCGATCCGGGAGTCGCCGAGCGATTCTCCCGATCCCGCTATCGCGCGGCGTTCGCGACGCTGCCAGCGACGTCCCGCAAACGCATGGAGGAGTGGTGGGGCACACCAACTGAGCGCGGGGACACGCTGCGCAGCCCGGACCGGCGCGTCGACAAGAAGATCGCATCAAAGGCCGCAAGTACTACCCACCTCCTGACCAAAGAGCCCTGGACCGACGATCGTGACTATCTTTTTGCCGCGATGACGTTCGGCAACGCGGTCGTGGCGCTGCAGCCGCCCCGCGGATACGGCATGAACCCGGACGCGATCTATCACACGCCCGACCTGCCGCCGACGCATCACTACGCGGCGTTCTATCGCTGGCTGGCGACACCGACCGCAGATGGTGGATGGGCTGCCGATGCCATCGTCCACGTCGGCAAGCACGGCACACTCGAATGGTTGCCTGGGAAGGGCGTTGGCCTGTCGAACGAGTGCTATCCCGATGCGCTGCTCGGCGATCTACCGCTCGTCTATCCGTTCATCGTGAACGACCCCGGCGAGGGCAGCCAGGCCAAGCGCCGTGCGCATGCCGTCATCGTGGACCATCTGATGCCGCCAATGACGTCCGCGGACACCTACGGACCGTTGGCCGCGCTCAACGATCTCGTCAACGAGTACTACGCAGCCGAAAAGCTGGACGCGACACGGCTACCGATCATTCAGCAGCAGATCTGGGAGTTGATCCAGGAGGCGCAGTTGCAGGCCGACCTCGATCTGCGCACCATGCTTGCGCGGGATCATGGTGATCACACGCATGAGTGGGACGATGAGCTGACGCCTGAAGGCGTGCCGGTGACGTTAGCCGAGATGTGCGGCAACGATGTCGCGCATCTGATCGAGGACATCGACGGCTATCTCTGCGAGCTCGGCACGGCGCAAATCCGTGACGGCCTGCACGTCCTCGGCGCCATGCCCGTGCTGCCGGACACCTTGCGCGCGCTCACACGTTTGCCGAACGGTGCCGTGCATGGATTGCAGGC contains:
- a CDS encoding cobalt chelatase, with amino-acid sequence MFRARVIRADGRAINVVQRRAHLSYCFTGCCCGRTERGYAAVPVDTFKDEWLRRKLRNVVHLTKAGCLGPCALANVASLVFDGRSVWFHSVNTPWHVRLIYDYIETMVRADRFVTPSSELTEYVFNFYDWDVRPRTETPALAPLSSASTRYRLALLSHADTDLLALKRVNGTLPEDLEGVGVSLVRLQTDEQLSLLLEGTLAGARVLVVRLHGELDSLPGFDRLRAWAVERSTPLVVVSGTGEPRADFARASTVSLDVVEAVRTYLTLGGEHNLGECLKFLADRLLLTGHGSAPPLDVPEHGVYLPDVEHATIDDWEQRRDPAKPTAAILFYRAHALSGNLAFIDELIDVLDQHGINALAIFTSSLRAREADGVPAALRLIMGRADVVISTLSFALGDAGGEGDSSIFERIDVPVVQAVTSGMPREAWEVSRRGLTALDTAINVAIPELDGRIIAPPVSFKDRSDDAPGLYAPHQERASRVAGLTSRLVRLRQLPRGEMRVAFVLTNSSSKASQVGNAVGLDAPASLLTLLRAMRRDGYAIDGPPDTSDALMAGLLARGSYDEDHPLDPGVAERFSRSRYRAAFATLPATSRKRMEEWWGTPTERGDTLRSPDRRVDKKIASKAASTTHLLTKEPWTDDRDYLFAAMTFGNAVVALQPPRGYGMNPDAIYHTPDLPPTHHYAAFYRWLATPTADGGWAADAIVHVGKHGTLEWLPGKGVGLSNECYPDALLGDLPLVYPFIVNDPGEGSQAKRRAHAVIVDHLMPPMTSADTYGPLAALNDLVNEYYAAEKLDATRLPIIQQQIWELIQEAQLQADLDLRTMLARDHGDHTHEWDDELTPEGVPVTLAEMCGNDVAHLIEDIDGYLCELGTAQIRDGLHVLGAMPVLPDTLRALTRLPNGAVHGLQAALARAFDVDLQTLLAAPGARFDVTRDVDGTMCVAHADAIERLEALARDLFIELEETGFDERSIEPLVTRRLGRLDATVSQCLGFACRTLVPALEQVTDEVDHVLDALAGRYVPPGPAGAPTRGMAHILPTGRNFFAVDPRAVPSQAGWCVGEQLAREVLARHLAEEGRYPAMIGIGAWGTAQMRTQGDDVAEVLALLGVEPVWDPQSRRIRDLAVIPLDRLGRPRIDVTLRISGFFRDAFPHLITLVDHAVELVVGLDEPADQNYPRKHYLEELARPSDAALDEVEARARYRIFGAKPGTYGAGIQQLVDTRHWQSDQDFATVFVEWGGYAYGRGAEGVDARDVFTERLRAIEVAVHNQDNREHDIFDSDDYYQFHGGMIASVRSLTGRQPKMYVGDSSRPDAAKVRDLREEALRVYRSRVVNPKWLESIRRHGYKGGLELAATVDYVFGFDATAHVAPDLVYEGLAAEYALSPEMQEFLEQSNPWALHAIADRLLEAADRGLWENAAPETLAALQDVRLKAESFVEARGERVRVRS
- a CDS encoding iron chelate uptake ABC transporter family permease subunit, whose protein sequence is MGAIPVMATEQRSVARWLGGSALLFAAAGLLLPLVGPSGLDWSRVWQRQEPDWSIVTNLRLSRTLLGLLAGGALALAGSLFQSMLRDALATPYTLGVSTGASLGAVIAIAFDWHTVAGVVGIWAGALVGAGLILFVVMGAATRGGQLSSSSLLLAGIAINSVCAALILLVHGLTGMSQSFAISRWLIGGLDAIERSTLLIYVATVVAIGLVIIRQGRQWNLLAVGEAWAATRGAHVRRALFQGYVAGSILAAATVALTGPIGFVGLVVPHLLRARLGGDDRLLMPCAFLLGGVLLASCDALGRVLLAPAEIPAGAITAFIGGPHLIWVVRRGGTR